In Bacillota bacterium, the genomic window AAGCGCCTGAGCGGCGTAAGCCGCCTTCAGCTCGTCGGGAGACTTCTGATCGGTCTTGTAGTCGATGACCCGCACCCGGCCATCCGCCCCGACACAGAGAAGGTCGATGCGCCCCTCGACCAGGCTG contains:
- a CDS encoding PD-(D/E)XK nuclease family protein; this encodes SLVEGRIDLLCVGADGRVRVIDYKTDQKSPDELKAAYAAQALAYAEGVRRALADARTVEVWLYAVRLGLLIPVGSGVSRG